A DNA window from Enoplosus armatus isolate fEnoArm2 chromosome 9, fEnoArm2.hap1, whole genome shotgun sequence contains the following coding sequences:
- the LOC139290541 gene encoding semaphorin-4A-like: protein MAPPVLLLLLGLLSSAGSLPSPRTSFLLNSADRPLVLFTLPDVHNTTTLLLSDDGSTLYVGARDAVLSLDVSQSDVIKLKKKVEWSPSESEINDCQLKGKDPAVDCPNFVHVLQPINSTHLYACGSFAYSPHEAYIDAESFSMVQRDGAKVRCPFSPLQRSTAITIDDELFTATTTDFRGVKPQISRHFSKDGRPDIIQDTSVSLLEEPTFVSSSSDPSERKLYFFFNEVGKEFNYVDELRIARVAQVCKDDVGGQRTLQKKWTSFAKAPLLCQSAKQLPFSVLEDMFTLQPPEGSDTADTLFYGVFTSQRFSGPESAVCVFKLQDVRTVFTQSYRILDLQTHQWNPILKNHSHLGKCGLESASDFVLAAVKRSFLTSNSVKSVGANPIVVSSGQQYSRVAAMTTQAANGKQYTVLFLLTESGFLHKVVLLDRGAQVIEEIQVFTKPQLVKSIILSSSKGVLYVGTSEGVTAVPVANCSTYRTCSQCVLARDPLCGWSRSSQFCTSLDGSHENMAQDLEDGNVEQECQSQSKASLDTEVSVHLNEAVRLQCQKPSNLATLTWTSPRFKNLPEKLFIQSADGGLSFFATADTFGSYRCESEEGGYKEVVESYDVRQITPHSMSPILNVPSNKDESYEDIATEEPVTHRVPPSDPEDNDMKDESEEFTTNLKNEADYKNKEDSGLKNNLQDNDVDFTPTSRKDAQSRKEPLDDTQMTKEKSYHRELVVVSLLLATCVCVLILGGLHMWRQRKTGLRGNLVSPEDGSKTNQCMESVPSLNSPPEDPEVKVLE from the exons ATGGCTCCAccggtcctcctcctcctcctcggcctgCTGAGCTCCGCCGGCTCGCTGCCTTCTCCAAGaacctccttcctcctca acTCTGCAGACAGACCTCTGGTCCTCTTCACTCTCCCAGACGTCCACAACACAACCACGCTGTTGCTAAGTGACGATGGATCCACCCTGTACGTAGGGGCACGGGACGCCGTCCTGTCATTGGACGTCAGTCAGAGTGATGTCATCAAGCTGAAGAAGAAG GTGGAGTGGAGTCCATCAGAGAGTGAAATAAACGACTGTCAACTTAAAGGGAAGGACCCAGCG gtggaCTGTCCAAACTTCGTGCATGTGCTGCAGCCGATAAACTCCACCCATCTCTACGCCTGTGGCAGCTTCGCCTACAGCCCCCATGAAGCCTACATC GACGCAGAAAGCTTCTCTATGGTCCAACGTGACGGGGCTAAAGTTCGCTGTCCGTTCAGCCCCCTCCAGAGGAGCACCGCCATCACCATCG ATGACGAGCTGTTCACCGCCACCACGACCGACTTCAGAGGAGTCAAACCTCAGATTTCTCGACACTTCAGCAAAGATGGCCGCCCGGACATCATCCAGGACACGTCTGTCAGCTTACTGGAGG AGCCAACGTTTGTCAGCTCGTCGTCGGACCCTTCAGAGAGGAAACTCTACTTCTTCTTTAATGAAGTTGGGAAAGAATTCAACTACGTAGACGAGTTGCGAATCGCCCGGGTGGCACAAGTCTGCAAG GATGACGTTGGTGGACAGAGGACTCTGCAGAAGAAGTGGACGTCCTTTGCCAAAGCCCCTCTGCTCTGTCAGTCTGCTAAACAGCTTCCCTTCAGTGTTCTCGAGGATATGTTCACCCTCCAGCCCCCAGAGGGCAGTGACACCGCAGACACTCTGTTCTACGGCGTCTTCACCTCTCAGAG GTTCTCAGGTCCAGAATCTGCCGTGTGCGTCTTTAAGCTGCAGGACGTCAGGACGGTGTTCACTCAGAGCTACAGGATACTAGACTTGCAGACTCACCAGTGGAACCCAATACTGAAAAATCACTCCCACCTGGGAAAG TGTGGACTGGAGAGCGCTTCAGATTTTGTACTAGCAGCAGTGAAGAGGAGTTTCCTGACCAGCAACAGTGTGAAATCGGTCGGAGCCAATCCGATTGTTGTTTCTTCAGGGCAGCAATACAGTCGCGTGGCTGCCATGACGACTCAGGCAGCCAATGGAAAACAGTACACTGTCCTTTTCCTGCTTACAG AGTCCGGATTCCTCCACAAAGTGGTTTTGTTGGATCGGGGTGCACAGGTCATTGAGGAGATTCAGGTCTTCACAAAACCTCAGCTGGTCAAAAGCATCATCCTCTCCTCGTCCAAG GGAGTCCTTTATGTGGGGACGTCGGAGGGTGTGACCGCTGTCCCAGTGGCCAATTGCTCGACCTACAGAACCTGCAGCCAGTGCGTTCTGGCCAGAGATCCTCTGTGTGGATGGAGCCGGTCCAGCCAGTTCTGCACCAGTCTGGATGGCAGTCATGAGAACAT GGCTCAAGACCTGGAGGACGGCAATGTGGAACAGGAATGTCAGAGTCAAAGCAAGGCCAGCCTGGACACAG AAGTCAGCGTTCATTTGAACGAAGCAGTGAGGCTTCAGTGCCAGAAACCTTCCAACCTGGCCACTCTGACCTGGACCTCCCCTCGATTCAAAAACCTGCCAGAGAAACTCTTTATCCAGTCAGCTGACGGCGGTTTGAGCTTCTTCGCCACCGCCGACACCTTCGGGTCCTACCGCTGCGAGTCAGAGGAGGGCGGGTACAAGGAAGTAGTTGAAAGCTATGACGTCCGACAGATTACTCCTCATTCCATGAGCCCCATTCTAAATGTGCCCAGCAACAAAGATGAGTCCTACGAGGACATTGCAACTGAGGAACCAGTGACTCATAGGGTACCACCTTCAGACCCAGAGGACAACGACATGAAGGACGAAAGTGAAGAATTCACGACCAATTTAAAAAACGAGGCCgactataaaaataaagaagattCTGGATTGAAAAACAACCTTCAAGACAATGACGTGGACTTCACCCCGACCTCCAGAAAAGACGCCCAGTCCAGGAAGGAGCCACTTGATGACACTCAGATGACAAAAGAGAAGAGTTACCACAGGGAGCTGGTTGTGGTTTCCCTCCTGCTGGCGACCTGCGTCTGCGTCCTGATACTCGGAGGGCTCCACATGTGGCGCCAAAGGAAAACTGGCCTCAGAGGGAACCTGGTCAGTCCAGAGGACggcagcaaaacaaaccaatGTATGGAGAGCGTTCCCTCTCTGAACAGCCCCCCCGAGGACCCTGAGGTGAAGGTGCTGGAGTAA
- the LOC139290386 gene encoding membrane-spanning 4-domains subfamily A member 4A, which translates to MTSTSITTVGGLVVVTQVIPQDDNHIQLQTAATSPQAPPPATKAPPTHPAKMDDMAAAFLRGEPLGLGVVQIFIGLLCILFSLTAVYSPTLIGHAPLCLAVTFVVSGSLAVAAARRTSVRLVWASLVWHLISVVFGLAGVAYLCWLLAAGPPSERFCGSHTLGGFMSTDEQKTTCINKMWMLNVSVYGLLGLLLVLLVLQVCVAVTVCVFSGKAIRRRGRHVPIMVDVHNGSALLSGAASELGSDVALLDSDG; encoded by the exons ATGACGTCCACGTCCATCACCACCGTCGGTGGACTGGTGGTCGTCACTCAGGTCATCCCTCAGGATGACAACCACATCCAGCTCCAGACGGCTGCCACCTCCCCACAGGCTCCGCCTCCAGCCACAAAGGCCCCGCCCACACACCCCGCCAAGATGGACGACATGGCGGCCGCCTTCCTGCGGGGGGAGCCACTGGGCCTCGGG gttgttcAGATCTTCATCGGCCTGCTGTGTATTCTGTTCAGTCTGACCGCCGTCTACTCCCCGACCCTGATCGGCCACGCTCCGCTCTGCCTCGCCGTCACT ttcGTGGTCTCCGGCTCTCTGGCGGTGGCGGCGGCGAGACGGACTTCAGTCAGACTG GTCTGGGCGTCTCTGGTGTGGCACCTGATCAGCGTTGTGTTCGGCCTGGCGGGTGTGGCTtatctctgctggctgctggctgctggccCCCCCTCTGAACGGTTCTGTGGTAGCCACACCCTCGGGGGCTTCATGAGCACTGACGAACAGAAGACTACGTGCATCAATAAGATGTGGATGCTGAAT GTGTCTGTGTACGGACTCCTCGGCCTCCTCCTGGTTCTGCTCGTCCTGCAGGTTTGTGTCGCcgtcactgtctgtgttttctccgGCAAAGCCATCAGACGCCGCGGCCGCCACGTGCCGATCATG gtGGATGTCCATAATGGCAGCGCTCTGCTGTCCGGTGCAGCGTCGGAGCTCGGCAGCGACGTCGCCCTGTTGGACAGCGACGGCTAA